The following proteins are co-located in the Hydrogenophaga sp. RAC07 genome:
- a CDS encoding acyl-CoA dehydrogenase C-terminal domain-containing protein, translated as MPVYNPPLRDMQFVMHEVLKVTDDLKAIPAHADIDADTINAVLEEGGKFASQVIFPLNISGDTEGCKLDQKTHEVTTPKGFKEAYKTYVDGGWAALSCDPAFGGQGLPLVVNQCMYEMMNSANQAWTMYPGLTHGAYASLHTFGTDEQKATYLHKMTSGEWTGTMCLTEPHCGTDLGLMRTKAEPQPDGTYKLTGNKIFISAGEHDMAENIIHLVLARLPDAPPGIKGVSLFIVPKFNVNKDGTLGERNGIYCGGLEHKMGIHGNATAQIVIDGAIGTMVGQPNKGMQGMFVMMNAARLGVGNQSLGLTEVAYQNALAYAKDRIQMRSLTGPKAKDKPADPIIVHPDVRRMLLTAKAYAEGGRALAIFCSVLLEKVHNHPDEKVRKDSDDMLSLLTPITKAFLTDNGFNAATQCQQVFGGHGYIKEWGMEQFVRDARINMIYEGTNTIQSLDLLGRKVLGNNGATLKKFGKLVGALVIEEGVNEKMAEFINPLAILGEQITKFTTEIGFKGLQNADEVGAAAVDYLRVAGHLVFGYFWARMAQVALREIAAGNTDPFYVAKLQTARFYFAKLFPETATLMRTARSGSKVLMDTDAALA; from the coding sequence ATGCCCGTTTACAACCCGCCCCTGCGAGACATGCAGTTTGTGATGCACGAAGTGCTCAAGGTCACCGACGACCTCAAGGCCATCCCGGCCCATGCCGACATCGACGCCGACACCATCAACGCGGTGCTGGAAGAGGGCGGCAAGTTCGCCTCCCAGGTGATCTTCCCGCTGAACATCAGCGGCGACACCGAAGGCTGCAAGCTCGACCAGAAGACGCACGAAGTCACCACGCCCAAGGGCTTCAAGGAAGCCTACAAGACCTATGTGGACGGTGGCTGGGCGGCGCTCTCGTGCGACCCCGCGTTCGGCGGCCAGGGTCTGCCGTTGGTGGTGAACCAGTGCATGTACGAAATGATGAACTCGGCCAACCAGGCCTGGACCATGTACCCGGGTTTGACGCACGGCGCCTACGCTTCGCTGCACACCTTCGGCACCGACGAGCAGAAAGCGACCTACCTGCACAAGATGACCAGCGGCGAGTGGACCGGCACCATGTGCCTGACCGAGCCGCATTGCGGCACCGACCTGGGCCTCATGCGCACCAAGGCCGAGCCACAACCCGACGGCACCTACAAGCTCACCGGCAACAAGATCTTCATCAGCGCCGGTGAACACGACATGGCCGAGAACATCATCCACCTGGTGCTCGCACGCCTGCCCGACGCGCCTCCGGGCATCAAGGGCGTGAGCCTGTTCATCGTGCCCAAGTTCAACGTGAACAAGGACGGCACGCTGGGCGAGCGCAACGGCATCTATTGCGGCGGCCTGGAGCACAAGATGGGCATCCACGGCAACGCCACGGCGCAGATCGTCATCGATGGCGCCATCGGCACGATGGTGGGCCAGCCCAACAAGGGCATGCAGGGCATGTTCGTGATGATGAACGCCGCGCGCCTGGGCGTGGGCAACCAGTCGCTGGGCCTGACCGAAGTGGCTTACCAGAACGCACTGGCTTACGCGAAGGACCGCATCCAGATGCGCAGCCTGACGGGCCCCAAGGCCAAGGACAAACCAGCCGATCCGATCATCGTGCACCCCGACGTGCGCCGCATGCTGCTCACCGCCAAGGCCTACGCCGAAGGCGGCCGCGCACTGGCCATCTTCTGTTCGGTGCTGCTGGAGAAGGTGCACAACCACCCCGACGAGAAGGTGCGCAAGGACAGCGACGACATGCTCTCGCTGCTCACGCCCATCACCAAGGCCTTCCTGACCGACAACGGCTTTAATGCCGCCACGCAATGCCAGCAGGTGTTCGGTGGCCACGGCTACATCAAGGAATGGGGCATGGAGCAGTTCGTGCGCGACGCCCGCATCAACATGATCTACGAGGGGACCAACACGATCCAGAGCCTGGATTTGCTGGGCCGCAAGGTGCTGGGCAACAACGGCGCCACGCTCAAGAAGTTCGGCAAGCTGGTGGGCGCGCTGGTGATAGAAGAGGGCGTCAACGAGAAGATGGCCGAGTTCATCAACCCGTTGGCCATCCTGGGTGAGCAGATCACGAAGTTCACCACCGAAATCGGCTTCAAGGGCCTGCAGAACGCCGACGAAGTGGGCGCTGCCGCGGTGGACTACTTGCGCGTCGCCGGCCACCTGGTGTTCGGCTATTTCTGGGCCCGCATGGCGCAGGTAGCGTTGCGCGAAATCGCGGCAGGCAACACCGACCCGTTCTACGTGGCCAAACTGCAGACCGCACGCTTCTACTTCGCCAAGCTGTTCCCCGAGACCGCGACGCTGATGCGCACCGCGCGTTCGGGCAGCAAGGTGCTGATGGACACGGACGCAGCGCTGGCGTAA
- a CDS encoding DUF2147 domain-containing protein encodes MIKTVLSTTLLLASLSAFAQMSPVGLWKTIDDDTKKEKSLVRIKETNGVFSGTIEKLLDPDSKQDAVCDKCTDDRKDKPVLGMTILRGLKASEGDATVFEGGTIVDPNNGKVYRTRLKPVEDGKKLEMRGYIGPFYRTQVWLRVE; translated from the coding sequence ATGATCAAGACCGTTCTGAGCACCACCCTGCTGCTGGCCTCGCTGTCCGCGTTCGCGCAGATGTCGCCGGTGGGCCTGTGGAAGACCATCGACGACGACACAAAAAAAGAGAAGTCCCTGGTGCGCATCAAGGAGACCAACGGGGTCTTCAGCGGCACCATCGAGAAGCTCCTGGATCCCGACAGCAAGCAGGACGCGGTGTGCGACAAGTGCACCGACGACCGCAAGGACAAGCCGGTGCTGGGCATGACCATCCTTCGCGGCCTGAAGGCCAGCGAAGGCGATGCCACGGTGTTCGAGGGCGGCACCATCGTCGACCCCAACAACGGCAAGGTCTACCGCACGCGCCTCAAGCCGGTGGAAGACGGCAAGAAGCTGGAGATGCGCGGCTACATCGGCCCGTTCTACCGCACACAGGTGTGGCTCCGGGTGGAGTGA
- a CDS encoding 3-hydroxyacyl-CoA dehydrogenase/enoyl-CoA hydratase family protein: MNRFQVKKVAVLGAGVMGAQIAAHLVNVKVPVVLFDLPAKEGPKNGIVTRAIDNLKKLKPSPLGVASDADLIVQANYEEHMEQLKDCDLIIEAIAERMDWKLDLYTRIAPFIAPHAIVASNTSGLSITKLSEVLPEAIKPRFCGIHFFNPPRYMTLVELIATPTTEPQILNDLETFVTSGLGKGVVRAKDTPNFIANRIGIAGMLATMKEVENFGLSFDVVDDLTGKRLGRASSGTFRTADVVGLDTMAHVVKTLQDNLSIDTDPFYGSFGTPPVLAKLLELKNLGQKTKAGFFKKVGRDILRFDLESEDYVPAGEKADEVYGRMLKRPAAERLKLLRNAEGPQGQFLWAILRNSFHYAAVHLATIADTARDVDQAMRWGFGMKQGPFELWQEAGWLDVAKMVQEDIDAGKALSSAPLPEWVFKGPVAEAGGVHTAQGSWNPTTGEFQGRLQLPVYQRQHFPELLLGEAGPKFETAGTTIEENDAIRIWTLDEQVLIASIKTKMHAISPEVCEGLMAAVDLAEKEYQGLVVWSGDEPFSAGADLQAMLPAFMAVGVSAIEDAEGFMQQTMLRLRYANVPVVSAVRGLALGGGCELAVYSARRVVHMESYIGLVEVGVGLVPGAGGLTYIARRAAENAETSTGKDLLPFLTEGFTAAAMAKVGTSALESRKLGFVLHSDVIVPHKDELLFVAINEAKALFNGGYRAPHKRLFPVAGRDGKATILGSLVNMRDGGFISQHDFHIASLIANVVTGGDVEPGTLVNEDYLMTLERRAFCSLIVHPKTQERILGMLNTGKPVRN, translated from the coding sequence ATGAACCGATTTCAAGTGAAAAAAGTCGCCGTGCTCGGCGCGGGCGTGATGGGCGCGCAGATCGCTGCGCACCTGGTCAACGTCAAGGTGCCGGTGGTGCTGTTCGACCTGCCTGCGAAAGAAGGCCCGAAGAACGGCATCGTCACCCGCGCCATCGACAACCTCAAGAAGCTCAAGCCTTCGCCGCTGGGCGTGGCGTCTGATGCCGACCTGATAGTCCAGGCCAACTACGAAGAGCATATGGAGCAGTTGAAGGACTGCGACCTGATCATCGAGGCCATCGCCGAGCGCATGGACTGGAAGCTCGACCTCTACACCAGGATCGCGCCCTTCATCGCACCGCACGCCATCGTCGCGTCCAACACCTCGGGCCTGTCGATCACGAAACTGTCCGAGGTGCTGCCCGAGGCGATCAAGCCGCGCTTCTGCGGCATCCACTTCTTCAACCCGCCGCGCTACATGACGCTGGTGGAGCTGATCGCCACGCCAACCACCGAGCCACAGATCCTCAACGACCTGGAGACGTTCGTCACCAGCGGTCTGGGCAAGGGTGTCGTGCGCGCCAAGGACACGCCCAACTTCATCGCCAACCGCATCGGCATCGCCGGCATGCTGGCCACGATGAAAGAGGTGGAGAACTTCGGCCTCTCGTTTGATGTGGTCGACGACCTCACCGGCAAACGCCTGGGCCGCGCCAGCAGCGGCACCTTCCGCACCGCCGACGTGGTGGGCCTGGACACCATGGCCCATGTGGTCAAGACGCTGCAGGACAACCTGAGCATCGACACCGATCCGTTCTACGGCAGCTTCGGCACGCCGCCGGTGCTGGCCAAGCTGCTGGAGCTCAAGAACCTGGGCCAGAAGACCAAGGCTGGTTTCTTCAAGAAGGTCGGCCGCGACATCCTGCGTTTCGATCTCGAGAGTGAAGACTACGTGCCCGCCGGCGAGAAGGCCGACGAGGTGTACGGCCGCATGCTCAAGCGCCCGGCCGCCGAACGCCTGAAGCTGCTGCGCAACGCCGAAGGGCCGCAGGGCCAGTTCTTGTGGGCGATTCTGCGCAACAGCTTCCACTACGCCGCCGTGCATCTGGCCACCATCGCCGACACCGCGCGGGACGTGGACCAGGCCATGCGCTGGGGCTTCGGCATGAAGCAGGGTCCGTTCGAGCTCTGGCAGGAAGCCGGCTGGCTGGACGTGGCGAAGATGGTTCAGGAAGACATCGACGCGGGCAAGGCGCTGAGCAGCGCGCCGCTGCCCGAGTGGGTGTTCAAGGGCCCGGTGGCCGAAGCGGGTGGCGTGCACACCGCGCAGGGTTCGTGGAACCCCACCACCGGCGAGTTCCAGGGCCGCCTGCAGTTGCCGGTCTACCAGCGCCAGCATTTCCCCGAGCTGCTGCTCGGCGAAGCCGGCCCGAAGTTCGAGACCGCTGGCACAACGATCGAAGAGAACGATGCCATCCGCATCTGGACCCTGGACGAGCAGGTGTTGATCGCCAGCATCAAGACCAAGATGCACGCCATCAGCCCCGAGGTTTGCGAAGGCCTGATGGCCGCCGTGGACCTGGCGGAGAAGGAATACCAGGGCCTGGTGGTCTGGTCGGGCGACGAGCCCTTCAGCGCCGGCGCCGACCTGCAAGCCATGCTGCCGGCTTTCATGGCCGTGGGTGTGAGTGCGATCGAAGACGCCGAAGGCTTCATGCAGCAGACCATGCTGCGCCTGCGCTACGCCAACGTGCCGGTGGTCAGTGCCGTGCGCGGTCTGGCGCTGGGCGGCGGTTGTGAACTGGCCGTGTACAGCGCGCGCCGCGTGGTGCACATGGAGAGCTACATCGGCCTGGTGGAAGTGGGCGTGGGTCTCGTGCCCGGCGCCGGTGGTCTCACTTACATCGCCCGCCGCGCGGCCGAGAACGCGGAAACGTCCACCGGCAAAGACCTGCTGCCCTTCCTCACCGAAGGCTTCACCGCCGCGGCGATGGCCAAGGTCGGCACCAGCGCGCTGGAGTCCCGCAAGCTCGGCTTCGTGCTGCACTCGGACGTGATCGTGCCGCACAAGGACGAACTGCTGTTTGTTGCCATCAACGAAGCGAAGGCCTTGTTCAACGGGGGCTACCGCGCACCGCACAAACGCCTGTTCCCGGTGGCCGGCCGCGACGGCAAGGCCACCATCCTGGGCAGCCTGGTCAACATGCGCGACGGCGGTTTCATCAGCCAGCACGACTTCCACATTGCGTCGCTGATCGCGAACGTGGTGACCGGTGGCGACGTGGAGCCCGGCACGCTGGTGAACGAGGACTACCTGATGACGTTGGAGCGCCGGGCCTTCTGCTCGCTGATCGTGCACCCCAAGACGCAGGAGCGGATTCTGGGGATGTTGAACACGGGCAAGCCGGTGCGGAATTGA
- a CDS encoding endonuclease domain-containing protein, producing MQNQATPKARVNARALRRDMTDAERKLWSGLRGEQLGFKLRRQHPLGNYIADFACLEPKLIIELDGSQHADNQTYDLARDTFFKAQGFAVMRFPSNAPFQNLDGVLCAILHQLNMLAGVAPIPAFPQRGKGPDTAQGANP from the coding sequence ATGCAGAACCAAGCCACCCCCAAAGCCAGAGTCAACGCCCGCGCCTTGCGCCGGGACATGACCGACGCCGAGCGCAAGCTGTGGTCGGGGCTTCGGGGTGAACAACTGGGTTTCAAGCTCCGGCGCCAACATCCACTGGGCAACTACATCGCCGACTTTGCCTGCCTTGAACCGAAGCTCATCATCGAGCTCGATGGCTCGCAGCATGCCGACAACCAGACTTACGACCTTGCACGGGACACGTTCTTCAAGGCCCAGGGCTTTGCCGTGATGCGCTTCCCGTCGAACGCACCGTTTCAGAACCTCGATGGCGTGCTGTGCGCCATCCTTCATCAACTCAACATGTTGGCGGGCGTTGCCCCCATCCCGGCCTTCCCCCAGAGGGGGAAAGGGCCAGACACCGCACAAGGAGCGAACCCATGA
- a CDS encoding acetyl-CoA C-acyltransferase, which translates to MSKQIQDAYIVAATRTPIGRSHKGSFKHLRPDDLLALALRSALSQVPTLDPKAIEDIICGCAIPEAQQGLNVARIGAILAGLPHSVGGITVNRFCASGLSALQMAADRIRVGEADVMIAAGTESMSMVPMMGNSPSLSPTIFTNTDDVESYGIAYGMGLTAEKVAQQWKVSRDAQDAFAVQSHQRAVLAMKNGEFTDEITPVEVTERSVDLESADVTTTTRTVSLDEGARPDTSLEGLAKLRTVFAARGSVTAGNSSQTSDGAGALILVSEAALKRYNLTPLARFVSYASRGVPPHIMGVGPIEAIPAALKYAGLKQDDIDWFELNEAFAAQSLAVMNTLGLDPSKVNPMGGAIALGHPLGATGAIRAATVVHALKRHNKRYGMVTMCVGMGQGAAGIIERV; encoded by the coding sequence ATGAGCAAACAGATCCAAGACGCCTACATCGTCGCCGCCACCCGCACCCCCATCGGCCGTTCGCACAAGGGCTCCTTCAAGCACCTTCGGCCCGACGACCTGCTGGCGCTTGCGCTGCGCTCCGCACTCAGCCAGGTGCCCACGCTGGACCCCAAGGCCATTGAAGACATCATCTGCGGCTGCGCGATTCCCGAAGCGCAGCAGGGCCTGAACGTGGCGCGCATCGGTGCCATCCTGGCCGGGCTGCCGCACAGCGTGGGCGGCATCACCGTCAACCGTTTCTGCGCCTCGGGCCTGTCGGCCCTGCAGATGGCGGCCGACCGCATCCGCGTGGGTGAGGCCGACGTGATGATCGCGGCCGGCACCGAGAGCATGAGCATGGTGCCCATGATGGGCAATTCGCCCAGCCTCTCGCCCACCATCTTCACCAACACCGACGACGTGGAGAGCTACGGCATCGCCTACGGCATGGGCCTCACGGCCGAGAAGGTGGCGCAGCAGTGGAAGGTCTCGCGCGACGCGCAGGACGCGTTCGCCGTGCAGTCGCACCAGCGCGCCGTGCTCGCCATGAAGAACGGCGAGTTCACCGACGAGATCACGCCGGTGGAAGTGACCGAACGCAGCGTCGATCTGGAGAGCGCCGACGTCACCACCACCACCCGCACCGTGAGCCTGGACGAAGGTGCACGGCCCGACACCTCGCTCGAAGGCCTGGCCAAGCTGCGCACCGTGTTTGCCGCGCGCGGCTCGGTCACCGCCGGCAACAGCTCGCAGACCAGCGATGGCGCGGGCGCGCTCATCCTGGTGAGCGAAGCCGCCCTGAAGCGCTACAACCTCACACCGCTGGCGCGTTTCGTGAGCTACGCCAGCCGTGGCGTGCCGCCGCACATCATGGGTGTGGGCCCGATCGAAGCCATACCCGCCGCGCTGAAATACGCCGGTCTGAAGCAGGACGACATCGACTGGTTCGAGCTCAACGAGGCCTTCGCCGCGCAGTCGCTCGCCGTCATGAACACGCTGGGCCTGGACCCGAGCAAGGTGAATCCCATGGGCGGTGCCATCGCATTGGGCCATCCACTGGGCGCCACCGGTGCCATCCGCGCAGCCACCGTGGTGCACGCGCTCAAGCGCCACAACAAGCGCTACGGCATGGTCACGATGTGCGTGGGCATGGGCCAAGGGGCCGCCGGGATCATCGAGCGCGTGTAA